The stretch of DNA TGCTGAGGGCTTCCATCCAGGCGGCGCTTCTTGGCGAGGGTCCGCTGGCGGGCTTGTTCGGCACCTCCCAAGGCGGCGGCATTCTTGGCGCTCTGCTGCCCACCGTCCCCAGCTCCATGGGCAACATCATCGCGGGCGGGCGGATCATTCCGCATGCCAAGGGCGGCATCATCAATTCGCCGATCGCCTTCCCGATGCGGAACGGCAATATCGGCACCGCTGCGGAGACGGCACCGGAGGGGATCTTCCCGGTCAAGCGCATGAGCAATGGCGAGCTTGGCATTCGCGGCACCGTCGGTGCCCCCTCGATCAGTGTCACCTATGCGCCGGTTATCGATGCCCGTGGGGCCGATGCCGGTGTCGAGGCGCGGCTGATGAGGCAGCTGCAGCAGCAGCGGGCGGACTTCGAGCGCCAGTTGCCCGAGATGGTCAAGAATGCTCAACGGCGGTCGAGTCTCTTCTGATGACAATTACCCCTTTGCCAGATGTGGACTATGTTCCGCCGCGGACCTTCGAGCCGCGCCGCACCACGCTTGCCACGCCATTCCGCGGCGGTGGTGGCCAGGTCGCGGAGGTCGGCCCGGCGCGGTGGGTCGCGACCTACACCACCCAAACCTTGGACCTGATCCAGCTTGGCGCATTCCAAGCCTGGCTGGATGATCGCCGCGGCGGCCTCGAGCCCTTCCTCGGCCATGATCCGCTGCGGCCGCTGCCGGTGCAGTACTTGGCCAGCGGGCTGCCGGCAACCACCTCAGCTGGCAATCCCTTTGCCGGGACTGGCGCCGTCACGGCCTTGACCGCCACGACGATCCGCATGGCCGGCCTGCCCGCGAACTTCCAGTTCCGAGCGGGCGATTATGTCAGCATCGTCGAGGGCGCCAAGCGTGGGCTGTTCCGGGTGGCCGCCGATCTGCTCGGTGCCAGCAACGGAATTGCCACTGTCACCGTGCAGCCGGACGTGCCGCTCAACATCTTCACCACGGCCGCGACCTACAGCCTGATCAAGGCGGCCTGCCTAATGGTTATCGATCCGCATCGATCCGCGAGGAAGCGGCGGGCAGCCGGGTCTCGATCAGCTTCAGCGCCGTGCAGAGGGTGCTCTGATGCGCACGATCGATGCCGCAACCCTGGCCGTCCTCGATGCGGGTGCCTATGCCGAGCGGGATATGATCCTGTTCGACTTCCCGTCCGGCTATTACGGGTTCTGGACCGGTGAGGGCGTGTTCAACTGGAACAGCTTTACGTTCGTGGGGAGCGGCTCGGTGCTGACCGTGGTCCAGATCGAGGAGCGGGATGATCTGGGCTCGGTGCCGCTTGAGATCCGGCTGCGCGCCTTGCCTGAGGCCGGCTTGACCGACGATGTGCTCGCGACGATCGAGGTCGAGCAGTATCACCAACGGCCGGTCTCGATCTACAAAGCCTATTTTCACCCGCTCACCGCGGCGCTGCTTTCGGTCAATCCACGCTATCGCGGCTATGTCGACCAAATCGAGCATGAGGAAGGGGCAGATGGCTCATATGTCCTGGTCGGCCGCATCGAAAGCCGCTCGCTCGATCATAGCCGCACCGGCTACCGCCTGCGGTCGGATGCCGATCAGCAGCTGATCGCGCCCGGCGATACCGGGCTGCGCTATGCCGGGCTCGCCGGCAAGCAGCAAATCTGGTGGGGCACGCACCCGCCGAAGAAGATCAATTCCTGAGGTGAGCATGCGTCTTCCGGATTGGCCGGAACGGATGATCGAAGTCATCCGGGCCCATGAGCGTGCGCCTTTCGAATGGGGCAAGTCCGATTGCTGGTGCTTGGCCATGGATGTCGTCAAGGCAATCACCGGCAGCGATCCCTATGCCCATGTCCGCCGCTACCAGACGGCAGCGGGCTCACGGCGCGTCATGCGCACCGAGGGTTTCGCCTCGATCGGCGATGCCCTGGCGGCTGCCTTTGTCGAGATACCGCCAGTGATGGCGCAACGGGGCGATCTCGGTGTCGTCGTGGTCGAGGGCGCAGAGGCCGTCTGCATTTGTGAAGGTGTCCTCTGGGTCGGCAAGTCGCCGACCGGCGTGGTTCGTTTCCCGCGCGCGCATGTGGCGCGCGCCTTCAAGGTCTGATCAATGCCCGCCATCGCAGGAGCAGCCATAGCCGCGGCGATCGTCGGGGCCAGCAGTGGTGCTGCCTTCACCATTGCCTCGGCTGCGATCACGGCCGCGATCGGCATCGGCATGAGCGTCGGCTTGAGCGCCCTGTCCAATGCGCTGCTCGGACCGAAGAAGCAAACGCCGGGCGGCGGGCAATATGACCTGCAGGTCGGATCCGATGTGCCGCGCACTATCCCGATCGGACTTGTCTCGAGCAAGGGCCATATCGTCTATTGGAACGTCTGGAACGACAATAACGACCGCGCCCAGCTGGTGTTCGCCCTCGCCGATTGGGAATGCGAGGGGCTCGAATATGTCTATGTGAACGGCGAGAAATTCGAGCTGAATCTGAACTCGGAAGGCGACGGCAAGGCGGAGTATGTCGTCGACGGTTACGATGGCCGGATTGTGCTGCGCTGGTACTCAGGCCGGATGGATCAGGCGGCCAATGGCGAGCTTGTCGCCCGCGCCAATCCGCCCGGCCGCTGGACCGCGAACGATCGCCTCGCCGGCATCTGCTATGTGCATGCCGAGCTCAGGCACGCACCGGAGGTATTCCCGGGCGGTATCCCTGAGCTGGTCTTTGTCTTCAAGGGCGCCAAGCTCTATGACATCCGCAAGGATTCGACCGCTGGTGGTACAGGCTCGCATCGTTGGAACGATGTCTCGACCTGGGAGTGGTCGGACAATCCTGCCGTTGCGGAATACTGCTACCGCCGCGGCTTCTGGCGCGGGAGCGAGCTGGTGCTCGGCATGGGGGTCGGGCCCTATGACCTGCTGACCGATTATTACATTGCCGCCGCCAATGTCTGCGACGAGACGGTGAGCGAAGGTAACGGCACGGCAAAGCGCTATGCCTGCTCGGCGATCCTCACCGCCGATGTCGAGCACCGCACTGCCATAACCGCCTTCACCCAGGCCATGGCCGGCTACAGTTACGAGAAGGCCGGCACCTTCGGTCCGATTGCCGGGGCGGCACAGGTGCCGGTTGCCGACATCGTGGAGGATGACCTGGCGCTCGGCTATGTCACGAAGTGGCGTGCAAAACGCTCGCGGTCCGAGCTTCTCAATGCGGTGTTCGGCACTTATACGGACCCTGAGAACCAATGGGGTTCGACCGCTTACGAGCCGATCAGGGACGAGACCTGGCAGGCGCAGGATGGCGGCGAGCGGCTCGCCAGCGAGTTCGATATCGACTCGGTGATCTCGCCCTATCAGGCACGGCGGATCGCCGAGATCCGCCTGCGCGAAACCCGCATGCAGGCGACGGGTGAGATCACGGTCGGCCAGCGGTTCATGTTTTTGGAGCCGGGCGACTGGATCCGCTTCACCAACCGGCAGGGCGGCGAGCGGACCTATCGCATCGCCCGGCGGCGCGAGAATGAAGATCGCACGATCACGTTGCAGATCGGCGAGACCAGCCCTTGGGTTTATGGCATCGGCGCTCAGCCCAACCCGACGCCCGGAACCGTGCTGCCGAACGGGCCCAACCCGCTCACCACCGTCCAGAATGTGCAGCTGCAGGCTGACACAGTAATCGGCGCCGAGGGCCAGACCAGGCCTGCCCTGCATGTGACCTGGACGCCGCCCGATGATCCCGGCGTCGATTCGGTGATCATCGAGTATCGGATCCAGGGCCAGCCGGCGACCATGACCCACCGGGACGATACCCCGGAAGATGGCGAGGCCTGGATTACCCAGGATGTGCTCGCCGGCACGGATTATGAGGTCCGGGTCACCATCACCACCACGCCGCCGCGGGTGACCACGTGGACACCATGGATCGCGATCCAGACCACGAACCAATATGTGGTGCTCGAGGCGGTGCAGGCGCAGCAGGCGATTGGGGATTTGCGAGACTTCCTCGACGAACTCCAGAGCCAGATTGGCCAGGATCAGACGGGCGATTATTCGACGGGCCTCAGGCGCGAGCTGCTCGAGGACATGGAGGCAACGGTCCTGGCGATCGTCGGCGATTACCAGTCTGACCTCACCGTTTCGAAGGAGCGTCGCAAGGCTGAACTCGGCCTGCTGCAAGAGGTCTCGCTGGTCTATGTCCGCGTCGGCAAGACCGAGGCCAGTATTCTGCAGGAAGCGCTTGCCAGGGCGGATGGCGACAGCGCCCTTGCGACCTT from Rhodoligotrophos sp. CJ14 encodes:
- a CDS encoding phage tail tip fiber protein — protein: MPAIAGAAIAAAIVGASSGAAFTIASAAITAAIGIGMSVGLSALSNALLGPKKQTPGGGQYDLQVGSDVPRTIPIGLVSSKGHIVYWNVWNDNNDRAQLVFALADWECEGLEYVYVNGEKFELNLNSEGDGKAEYVVDGYDGRIVLRWYSGRMDQAANGELVARANPPGRWTANDRLAGICYVHAELRHAPEVFPGGIPELVFVFKGAKLYDIRKDSTAGGTGSHRWNDVSTWEWSDNPAVAEYCYRRGFWRGSELVLGMGVGPYDLLTDYYIAAANVCDETVSEGNGTAKRYACSAILTADVEHRTAITAFTQAMAGYSYEKAGTFGPIAGAAQVPVADIVEDDLALGYVTKWRAKRSRSELLNAVFGTYTDPENQWGSTAYEPIRDETWQAQDGGERLASEFDIDSVISPYQARRIAEIRLRETRMQATGEITVGQRFMFLEPGDWIRFTNRQGGERTYRIARRRENEDRTITLQIGETSPWVYGIGAQPNPTPGTVLPNGPNPLTTVQNVQLQADTVIGAEGQTRPALHVTWTPPDDPGVDSVIIEYRIQGQPATMTHRDDTPEDGEAWITQDVLAGTDYEVRVTITTTPPRVTTWTPWIAIQTTNQYVVLEAVQAQQAIGDLRDFLDELQSQIGQDQTGDYSTGLRRELLEDMEATVLAIVGDYQSDLTVSKERRKAELGLLQEVSLVYVRVGKTEASILQEALARADGDSALATLLSVVEAKADQATASGRMYWEASAAPSGVTARYSAIVEVDDNETKEAAGLFMEVVPDGQGGYTSRVAVQSDTFFVYDTADGVPKVVFVVGTVNGVQSVGINGNLIVDGTINTAKLNATTLSAITANLGTVTAGKMQSPDGKFLIDLTNKLIRIEV
- a CDS encoding DUF6950 family protein, with the protein product MRLPDWPERMIEVIRAHERAPFEWGKSDCWCLAMDVVKAITGSDPYAHVRRYQTAAGSRRVMRTEGFASIGDALAAAFVEIPPVMAQRGDLGVVVVEGAEAVCICEGVLWVGKSPTGVVRFPRAHVARAFKV